From the genome of Spinacia oleracea cultivar Varoflay chromosome 2, BTI_SOV_V1, whole genome shotgun sequence, one region includes:
- the LOC110779827 gene encoding F-box protein SKIP23 isoform X2, giving the protein MSPSNYHRDCLGLIFPLFPLFSVCNCGIFGQNYHKIAVDSIRSDLNFLSSACAGHMDNCDWSALPVDILGEIVLKLESPQDIIYFSAVCSSWHYAYFYYKKKWNKSMPLLMLPENTTDNPNFFRNIFCPNNQRCYQLKLPQTFGARCWGSSCGWIVTFDVNQNLHMFNPLTTTRIPLPHLSTMPGHDFYDEFFDKDDMSFYELKGLFLEKVLVIQADDRGVGGDDYILITVPGQTSGIVNYAKPGDLVWTSVITKEINIKACVKDVVRWGSQIIFLYADGNSGYCDINALNHSNLEPATLMKYLPPPERFIPPYKVYLLVSFGDLLMVCRHKRCINYEIEDDPDDFSYQTIDFEVYKLNLGTKNWKRVNELDDVALFVGDNTSMSVRASNFSNCKSNCIYFTDDEWQFWDASEVKGGHDMGLFNMTKKKIETIYEGDDIRSVFCTAFWFMPMF; this is encoded by the exons ATGTCTCCTTCAAATTATCACCGTGATTGTTTAGGACTCATCTTCCCTCTCTTCCCTCTTTTCTCAGTTTGCAATTGCGGcatatttgggcaaaactaCCACAAAATAGCTGTCGATTCGATTCGATCTGATCTCAATTTTCTCTCCTCTGCCTG TGCAGGACACATGGATAATTGTGATTGGTCTGCGCTACCCGTTGATATCCTTGGAGAAATAGTGTTGAAGCTAGAGTCTCCTCAAGACATTATCTATTTTTCTGCGGTATGTAGTTCATGGCATTACGCgtatttttactataaaaagaAGTGGAACAAGAGTATGCCATTGTTAATGCTGCCAGAGAACACGACAGATAACCCTAACTTCTTTAGGAATATATTTTGTCCAAATAACCAAAGATGTTACCAATTAAAACTCCCTCAAACTTTTGGGGCTAGATGTTGGGGTTCCTCTTGTGGTTGGATTGTGACTTTTGATGTTAACCAAAACTTGCATATGTTTAACCCCCTAACCACAACTCGTATTCCTCTACCTCATCTATCAACCATGCCCGgtcatgatttttatgatgagtTTTTTGACAAAGATGATATGAGTTTTTATGAATTAAAAGGCCTTTTCTTGGAAAAGGTGCTTGTTATTCAAGCTGATGATAGAGGAGTAGGAGGAGATGATTATATTCTTATAACAGTTCCTGGCCAAACTAGTGGAATCGTAAATTATGCAAAGCCTGGGGATCTAGTATGGACTTCGGTTATAACTAAGGAGATAAATATTAAAGCATGTGTTAAGGATGTTGTGCGTTGGGGTTCACAAATCATATTCTTGTATGCGGATGGAAACTCTGGATATTGCGACATCAATGCACTTAATCATTCAAATTTAGAGCCAGCGACGTTAATGAAATATCTACCTCCACCCGAAAGATTTATACCACCATACAAAGTGTACTTGTTGGTGTCTTTTGGTGATCTTCTAATGGTCTGTCGACACAAACGGtgtattaattatgaaattgaggatgatcCGGATGATTTTTCTTATCAAACAATAGACTTTGAGGTATACAAACTCAATTTAGGCACTAAAAATTGGAAGCGTGTTAACGAGTTAGATGATGTTGCATTATTTGTGGGGGACAATACTTCTATGTCTGTTCGTGCATCAAACTTTAGTAATTGCAAGAGCAATTGTATTTACTTCACCGATGATGAGTGGCAATTTTGGGATGCGTCGGAGGTTAAGGGGGGGCATGATATGGGACTTTTCAACATGACAAAAAAGAAGATCGAAACTATTTATGAAGGTGATGACATACGTTCTGTTTTCTGCACTGCTTTTTGGTTTATGCCTATGTTTTAG
- the LOC110779827 gene encoding F-box protein SKIP23 isoform X3: MDNCDWSALPVDILGEIVLKLESPQDIIYFSAVCSSWHYAYFYYKKKWNKSMPLLMLPENTTDNPNFFRNIFCPNNQRCYQLKLPQTFGARCWGSSCGWIVTFDVNQNLHMFNPLTTTRIPLPHLSTMPGHDFYDEFFDKDDMSFYELKGLFLEKVLVIQADDRGVGGDDYILITVPGQTSGIVNYAKPGDLVWTSVITKEINIKACVKDVVRWGSQIIFLYADGNSGYCDINALNHSNLEPATLMKYLPPPERFIPPYKVYLLVSFGDLLMVCRHKRCINYEIEDDPDDFSYQTIDFEVYKLNLGTKNWKRVNELDDVALFVGDNTSMSVRASNFSNCKSNCIYFTDDEWQFWDASEVKGGHDMGLFNMTKKKIETIYEGFQFGSSFFGGFGLPDCRFWCYRKFYPIFSISICSFLTHSTEKEI, from the exons ATGGATAATTGTGATTGGTCTGCGCTACCCGTTGATATCCTTGGAGAAATAGTGTTGAAGCTAGAGTCTCCTCAAGACATTATCTATTTTTCTGCGGTATGTAGTTCATGGCATTACGCgtatttttactataaaaagaAGTGGAACAAGAGTATGCCATTGTTAATGCTGCCAGAGAACACGACAGATAACCCTAACTTCTTTAGGAATATATTTTGTCCAAATAACCAAAGATGTTACCAATTAAAACTCCCTCAAACTTTTGGGGCTAGATGTTGGGGTTCCTCTTGTGGTTGGATTGTGACTTTTGATGTTAACCAAAACTTGCATATGTTTAACCCCCTAACCACAACTCGTATTCCTCTACCTCATCTATCAACCATGCCCGgtcatgatttttatgatgagtTTTTTGACAAAGATGATATGAGTTTTTATGAATTAAAAGGCCTTTTCTTGGAAAAGGTGCTTGTTATTCAAGCTGATGATAGAGGAGTAGGAGGAGATGATTATATTCTTATAACAGTTCCTGGCCAAACTAGTGGAATCGTAAATTATGCAAAGCCTGGGGATCTAGTATGGACTTCGGTTATAACTAAGGAGATAAATATTAAAGCATGTGTTAAGGATGTTGTGCGTTGGGGTTCACAAATCATATTCTTGTATGCGGATGGAAACTCTGGATATTGCGACATCAATGCACTTAATCATTCAAATTTAGAGCCAGCGACGTTAATGAAATATCTACCTCCACCCGAAAGATTTATACCACCATACAAAGTGTACTTGTTGGTGTCTTTTGGTGATCTTCTAATGGTCTGTCGACACAAACGGtgtattaattatgaaattgaggatgatcCGGATGATTTTTCTTATCAAACAATAGACTTTGAGGTATACAAACTCAATTTAGGCACTAAAAATTGGAAGCGTGTTAACGAGTTAGATGATGTTGCATTATTTGTGGGGGACAATACTTCTATGTCTGTTCGTGCATCAAACTTTAGTAATTGCAAGAGCAATTGTATTTACTTCACCGATGATGAGTGGCAATTTTGGGATGCGTCGGAGGTTAAGGGGGGGCATGATATGGGACTTTTCAACATGACAAAAAAGAAGATCGAAACTATTTATGAAG GTTTCCAGTTTGGTTCGTCGTTTTTTGGGGGGTTTGGTTTGCCAGATTGTCGATTTTGGTGTTACAGGAAATTCTATCCCATTTTCTCGATTTCCATCTGCTCCTTTCTCACACATTCAACAGAGAAAGAAATTTAG
- the LOC110800438 gene encoding protein FAR1-RELATED SEQUENCE 5-like — translation MAIFEERENADNLICEDFCISEITLINVFDYRFSYTFSEILNNALDQSKENDVDDDPESYVVVGQDFEEPVSLEGSVVKDDDEAYELYNSHAFRNGFGTRKGKKEYRNGTKIVRQRFFVCAYEGFKKADGVVPKCYKKIDRRTGCKASVQFDVDKKTGVYVLSKHSRVHNHSMVPANKRYLIRSHRNISKERLAFLTTFSCSGTKLADVLRAMRKEVGGEANLGFTIPDAYDAVNAEKKNKLDGCDSNQLIRWFAMRQANEHDFYYDFQLNEFNQLTNVFWRDGRMRSDYEAFGDLLIHDTTYRTNKYDMICGPFVGMNLHTQNIMFGVGFLLNEKAGSFEWLFNSFLVSMGGKQPVTIMTDQCSAMDKAISLMTDYNCKTHKWIERLYDLKEKWCPAYNKEWFFWGILSSQRSETTNHSISRRLHKTNGLCDFYKCFLDVIDEWRSKENKGDYNSSTGNRYYACADNMLFSKYIVGHPTKDFIRHVVKFNEQEMVVDCTCKSYGEIGILCSHILRVFIVHNVEDIPKQYIMKRWTKEAMNTIVEEGEDRDNKVSVASASVWRMQSIRNCIKVINEAQHCPAARKLIDLGVLDMSCKVKEYIGGVEGDGNVSNKYVRDETLLDVVEPSTDTVLPDVVKPIAEKFIPTMIQNPPKRKREIKNGTEKANERNVRPKGIVEKKRNKLKGWNKRRERHVDNLREETQSTDQCIINLPVGGVLVHPTSSNSQLETYVPDDYFGVHIHPL, via the exons ATGGCaatttttgaggagagagaaaatg CTGATAATCTGATTTgtgaag ATTTCTGCATATCTGAAATTACTCTGATTAATGTATTTGATTATAGATTTTCTTATACATTTTCAGAAATTTTGAATAATGCATTGGATCAATCGAAAGAaaatgatgttgatgatgatccAGAATCTTATGTGGTTGTTGGTCAAG ATTTTGAAGAACCAGTTTCACTTGAGGGTAGTGTAGTTAAGGATGATGATGAAGCGTATGAGTTATACAATAGTCATGCTTTTAGGAATGGTTTTGGTACTAGGAAGGGTAAAAAGGAGTATAGGAATGGTACCAAAATAGTTCGGCAGAGGTTCTTTGTTTGTGCATATGAGGGTTTTAAAAAAGCTGATGGTGTTGTGCCTAAATGTTACAAAAAAATTGATAGGAGAACTGGATGCAAGGCATCAGTTCAGTTTGATGTTGATAAGAAAACTGGAGTGTATGTTCTTTCTAAACACTCTCGTGTTCATAACCATTCAATGGTTCCTGCCAATAAGAGATATCTTATTAGGTCACATAGGAACATATCAAAAGAACGGTTGGCCTTCCTTACTACGTTTAGTTGTAGTGGTACTAAGCTTGCTGATGTTCTTCGAGCAATGAGGAAAGAAGTAGGTGGTGAAGCTAATTTAGGATTTACTATTCCTGATGCATATGATGCTGTCAATGCGGAGAAAAAGAATAAGTTGGATGGTTGTGATTCAAATCAATTGATTAGGTGGTTTGCAATGAGACAAGCTAATGAACACGActtttattatgattttcaaCTTAATGAATTTAATCAATTGACCAACGTTTTTTGGAGAGACGGGAGAATGCGGTCTGATTATGAAGCATTTGGGGATTTATTGATTCATGATACAACATATCGTACTAATAAATACGATATGATTTGTGGTCCTTTTGTTGGAATGAATCTCCACACTCAAAATATCATGTTTGGAGTTGGGTTTCTTTTGAATGAGAAGGCAGGTTCTTTTGAGtggctttttaattcttttttggTATCTATGGGTGGGAAGCAACCGGTTACCATCATGACGGATCAGTGTTCTGCCATGGACAAGGCTATAAG TCTTATGACTGATTACAATTGCAAGACACACAAATGGATAGAGAGATTATATGATTTGAAAGAGAAATGGTGTCCTGCATATAACAAAGAGTGGTTTTTTTGGGGTATTTTATCTTCTCAAAGGAGTGAGACGACAAATCATTCTATTTCTAGGAGGTTGCATAAAACGAACGGTTTATGTGATTTTTATAAGTGTTTTTTGGATGTAATTGATGAATGGAGAAGTAAGGAGAACAAGGGAGATTATAATTCTTCTACTGGAAATAGATATTACGCATGTGCGGATAACATGTTAT TCTCTAAGTACATTGTTGGGCATCCTACAAAGGATTTCATTAGACATGTTGTGAAGTTTAATGAGCAAGAGATGGTTGTTGATTGTACTTGCAAGTCATATGGAGAAATAGGAATTCTTTGTTCTCATATTCTTCGAGTTTTCATTGTCCATAATGTTGAAGATATTCCCAAACAATACATTATGAAGAGATGGACCAAAGAGGCTATGAACACGATTGTTGAAGAAGGAGAAGATAGAGATAATAAAGTAAGTGTTGCTTCTGCTTCAGTTTGGAGGATGCAAAGCATAAGAAATTGCATTAAAGTTATAAATGAAGCTCAACATTGTCCGGCTGCAAGGAAGCTTATTGATTTGGGTGTGTTGGATATGTCATGCAAAGTAAAGGAGTATATTGGTGGTGTTGAAGGGGATGGTAATGTATCAAACAAGTATGTGCGTGATGAAACTTTACTTGATGTCGTTGAGCCTTCAACAGACACAGTTTTGCCGGATGTTGTGAAACCGATTGCTGAAAAATTCATTCCAACAATGATTCAAAATCCACCAAAGCGAAAGAGGGAGATTAAGAACGGGACTGAAAAGGCTAATGAGAGGAATGTGAGACCTAAAGGAATTGTTGAGAAGAAACGCAATAAACTGAAAGGTTGGAACAAGAGAAGAGAAAGACATGTTGATAATTTGAGGGAGGAAACTCAGTCTACTGATCAG TGTATCATAAATTTACCTGTTGGTGGGGTTTTGGTTCATCCAACATCTTCAAATTCCCAATTGGAAACATATGTTCCAGATGATTATTTTGGAGTACACATACATCCTTTGTAG
- the LOC110779827 gene encoding F-box protein SKIP23 isoform X1, with the protein MSPSNYHRDCLGLIFPLFPLFSVCNCGIFGQNYHKIAVDSIRSDLNFLSSACAGHMDNCDWSALPVDILGEIVLKLESPQDIIYFSAVCSSWHYAYFYYKKKWNKSMPLLMLPENTTDNPNFFRNIFCPNNQRCYQLKLPQTFGARCWGSSCGWIVTFDVNQNLHMFNPLTTTRIPLPHLSTMPGHDFYDEFFDKDDMSFYELKGLFLEKVLVIQADDRGVGGDDYILITVPGQTSGIVNYAKPGDLVWTSVITKEINIKACVKDVVRWGSQIIFLYADGNSGYCDINALNHSNLEPATLMKYLPPPERFIPPYKVYLLVSFGDLLMVCRHKRCINYEIEDDPDDFSYQTIDFEVYKLNLGTKNWKRVNELDDVALFVGDNTSMSVRASNFSNCKSNCIYFTDDEWQFWDASEVKGGHDMGLFNMTKKKIETIYEGFQFGSSFFGGFGLPDCRFWCYRKFYPIFSISICSFLTHSTEKEI; encoded by the exons ATGTCTCCTTCAAATTATCACCGTGATTGTTTAGGACTCATCTTCCCTCTCTTCCCTCTTTTCTCAGTTTGCAATTGCGGcatatttgggcaaaactaCCACAAAATAGCTGTCGATTCGATTCGATCTGATCTCAATTTTCTCTCCTCTGCCTG TGCAGGACACATGGATAATTGTGATTGGTCTGCGCTACCCGTTGATATCCTTGGAGAAATAGTGTTGAAGCTAGAGTCTCCTCAAGACATTATCTATTTTTCTGCGGTATGTAGTTCATGGCATTACGCgtatttttactataaaaagaAGTGGAACAAGAGTATGCCATTGTTAATGCTGCCAGAGAACACGACAGATAACCCTAACTTCTTTAGGAATATATTTTGTCCAAATAACCAAAGATGTTACCAATTAAAACTCCCTCAAACTTTTGGGGCTAGATGTTGGGGTTCCTCTTGTGGTTGGATTGTGACTTTTGATGTTAACCAAAACTTGCATATGTTTAACCCCCTAACCACAACTCGTATTCCTCTACCTCATCTATCAACCATGCCCGgtcatgatttttatgatgagtTTTTTGACAAAGATGATATGAGTTTTTATGAATTAAAAGGCCTTTTCTTGGAAAAGGTGCTTGTTATTCAAGCTGATGATAGAGGAGTAGGAGGAGATGATTATATTCTTATAACAGTTCCTGGCCAAACTAGTGGAATCGTAAATTATGCAAAGCCTGGGGATCTAGTATGGACTTCGGTTATAACTAAGGAGATAAATATTAAAGCATGTGTTAAGGATGTTGTGCGTTGGGGTTCACAAATCATATTCTTGTATGCGGATGGAAACTCTGGATATTGCGACATCAATGCACTTAATCATTCAAATTTAGAGCCAGCGACGTTAATGAAATATCTACCTCCACCCGAAAGATTTATACCACCATACAAAGTGTACTTGTTGGTGTCTTTTGGTGATCTTCTAATGGTCTGTCGACACAAACGGtgtattaattatgaaattgaggatgatcCGGATGATTTTTCTTATCAAACAATAGACTTTGAGGTATACAAACTCAATTTAGGCACTAAAAATTGGAAGCGTGTTAACGAGTTAGATGATGTTGCATTATTTGTGGGGGACAATACTTCTATGTCTGTTCGTGCATCAAACTTTAGTAATTGCAAGAGCAATTGTATTTACTTCACCGATGATGAGTGGCAATTTTGGGATGCGTCGGAGGTTAAGGGGGGGCATGATATGGGACTTTTCAACATGACAAAAAAGAAGATCGAAACTATTTATGAAG GTTTCCAGTTTGGTTCGTCGTTTTTTGGGGGGTTTGGTTTGCCAGATTGTCGATTTTGGTGTTACAGGAAATTCTATCCCATTTTCTCGATTTCCATCTGCTCCTTTCTCACACATTCAACAGAGAAAGAAATTTAG